In a genomic window of Spirosoma agri:
- a CDS encoding DUF305 domain-containing protein → MKTLHTTIFAWSLAVVLAGSSLAACAQATTGAATTASTTASTDPAKTPLLTPMRQMMDKIKKLQPTGDPDFDYAFQAKIHTQGEQDLLKQEIQNGKDSSLKQMAQSLLTTAQSDAAAIDETIKQLKPSRPNQAFTQQQSQNVQAMALKLQQGGTADKLTGDFDKNFVTVLLDHRQDAIDLATTYLQYGKNSTLRDYAQKLVTKAQTEMTQAKAALPKQN, encoded by the coding sequence ATGAAGACCTTACACACGACAATCTTCGCCTGGTCATTGGCAGTTGTACTAGCTGGAAGCTCACTAGCCGCCTGCGCTCAGGCAACAACTGGGGCCGCTACTACAGCATCGACAACGGCCTCAACCGATCCGGCTAAGACACCTCTGCTGACGCCGATGCGTCAGATGATGGATAAAATAAAGAAACTCCAACCCACGGGTGATCCCGATTTTGATTACGCTTTTCAGGCAAAGATTCATACCCAGGGCGAGCAAGACTTGCTGAAGCAGGAGATTCAGAACGGTAAAGATTCGTCCCTGAAACAGATGGCGCAAAGCCTGTTAACAACCGCCCAGAGCGATGCAGCGGCTATCGACGAAACGATAAAGCAACTCAAACCATCGCGCCCTAACCAGGCGTTCACGCAACAGCAAAGCCAGAATGTGCAGGCTATGGCGCTGAAATTACAACAGGGTGGTACGGCCGATAAACTAACGGGTGACTTTGACAAAAACTTCGTCACGGTGTTGCTCGACCACCGGCAGGATGCTATCGATCTGGCAACGACCTACTTACAGTATGGCAAAAATTCCACACTGAGGGATTATGCGCAGAAACTGGTCACGAAGGCACAAACCGAGATGACGCAGGCTAAAGCAGCTTTGCCCAAGCAAAACTAA
- a CDS encoding Nif3-like dinuclear metal center hexameric protein, translating into MTNQQYSLGEIDDFLKTEFSIDRYNSSEQGGIYRLSDRPITRLGLALDPWPTLPEWVADNQLDAIWLHRPWKLDLATLPPDTGILFHHLPFDETLTIGDNRILASILGTLGQPEPLGFKQTPDDNGNAYSPRPIGMLFDIVGLEFDALLRDINGLFGGYDRAEAGRCQTNDHIIDRIAVVGAMNDTLIHEAHERQASLYLTGQYRKPAQPAVDATGIAVIAVGHQRSEEWGMRALADVLQSRWPALEVIVPLKEQPVHTLSSKNSR; encoded by the coding sequence ATGACCAATCAACAATATAGTCTTGGCGAAATCGACGATTTCCTCAAGACTGAGTTTTCAATAGATCGCTACAACAGCAGTGAACAGGGCGGTATTTACCGGCTTTCCGACCGACCCATCACCCGCCTTGGCCTGGCATTGGACCCCTGGCCTACGCTTCCGGAATGGGTTGCCGATAATCAACTGGATGCGATCTGGCTTCATCGCCCGTGGAAGCTTGACCTTGCTACCTTACCGCCGGACACTGGCATTTTATTTCACCATTTACCATTCGACGAAACGCTGACGATAGGCGATAACCGCATCCTTGCCAGTATATTGGGAACACTGGGGCAACCCGAACCGCTTGGTTTCAAACAAACCCCGGACGATAACGGGAACGCATATTCTCCCCGCCCCATTGGTATGCTGTTCGACATTGTCGGGCTGGAATTCGACGCCCTGCTGCGCGATATCAACGGCTTGTTTGGTGGGTATGATCGAGCCGAAGCAGGGCGTTGTCAGACCAACGATCACATCATCGACCGAATTGCGGTTGTCGGTGCAATGAACGACACCCTGATCCACGAGGCCCACGAGCGACAGGCGAGTCTTTACCTGACCGGGCAATACAGAAAACCAGCGCAACCGGCGGTCGATGCTACGGGTATAGCCGTCATTGCCGTTGGCCATCAGCGAAGCGAAGAATGGGGTATGCGGGCACTGGCAGACGTACTACAAAGCCGCTGGCCAGCACTGGAAGTTATAGTACCGCTGAAGGAACAACCCGTTCATACACTGAGCAGTAAAAATTCCAGGTAG
- the hflX gene encoding GTPase HflX encodes MNDTHKQPETAVLVALITQKQTVEQTKEYLDELAFLAETSGIITKKTFTQKLERPDIRTFVGKGKLEEIQTFILANPVDSVIFDDDLSPSQVRNLEAMFKDVKVLDRSLLILNIFSMRAQTAQSRVQVELAQYQYMYPRLTRMWSHLTSQKGGVGMRGPGEKELETDRRIVKDRISFLKEKLAKIDKQSQTRRKERDRLVRVALVGYTNVGKSTLMRTMAKADVFAENKLFATVDSTVRKVTLGNIPFLLTDTVGFIRKLPTMLIESFKSTLDEVREADILVHVVDVSHPNFEEQIEVVNTTLADIKAADKPMVLVFNKMDQFSPKDEWTEKVDLPDEDEEFGGETEQEDVMVPVAVRRKTALEYLKKTYLAQKADYVAFISAQTGENVGELRELLYDLVKERHYQIYPNWVNVPLTESAEYGDSLAG; translated from the coding sequence ATGAACGACACACATAAACAACCCGAGACCGCTGTTCTGGTTGCGCTAATTACGCAGAAACAAACCGTAGAACAGACTAAAGAATACCTGGATGAACTGGCATTTCTGGCAGAAACGTCGGGTATCATCACCAAAAAAACATTTACGCAGAAGCTGGAACGACCTGATATACGAACGTTTGTGGGTAAAGGTAAACTGGAAGAAATTCAGACGTTTATTCTCGCAAACCCGGTCGATTCGGTCATCTTTGACGATGATCTTTCTCCTTCGCAGGTGCGGAATCTGGAAGCTATGTTTAAGGATGTCAAGGTTCTTGACCGAAGCCTGCTAATTCTTAACATTTTCTCGATGCGGGCACAAACGGCTCAGTCGCGGGTGCAGGTAGAACTGGCGCAGTACCAATATATGTATCCCCGTCTGACACGGATGTGGAGTCACTTGACCAGCCAGAAGGGTGGGGTAGGGATGCGTGGACCGGGTGAGAAAGAGCTCGAAACTGACCGTCGGATCGTGAAGGACCGTATCTCGTTTCTGAAAGAGAAACTTGCCAAGATCGACAAGCAGAGCCAGACGCGCCGGAAAGAACGTGACCGGTTGGTGCGGGTCGCCTTGGTAGGTTATACCAACGTAGGTAAATCGACGCTGATGCGGACGATGGCTAAGGCGGATGTGTTCGCTGAAAATAAGCTCTTTGCTACGGTAGATTCTACCGTTCGCAAAGTGACGCTGGGCAATATCCCGTTCCTGCTAACAGATACGGTCGGGTTCATTCGCAAGTTACCGACCATGCTGATCGAATCGTTTAAATCAACGCTCGACGAGGTACGTGAAGCCGATATTCTGGTTCACGTGGTGGATGTATCCCATCCGAATTTTGAAGAACAGATTGAGGTCGTCAACACAACGCTGGCTGATATCAAGGCTGCCGATAAGCCAATGGTGTTGGTTTTCAATAAGATGGATCAGTTTTCGCCCAAGGATGAGTGGACCGAAAAAGTCGATTTGCCGGATGAAGACGAAGAGTTTGGTGGAGAAACTGAGCAGGAAGACGTTATGGTGCCGGTTGCTGTTCGTAGAAAAACCGCGCTGGAATACCTGAAGAAGACATACCTGGCTCAGAAAGCAGACTACGTCGCTTTTATTTCGGCACAGACAGGCGAGAACGTTGGCGAATTGCGTGAGCTGCTATACGACCTAGTGAAGGAACGGCATTACCAGATTTATCCGAATTGGGTGAATGTGCCACTAACCGAATCGGCTGAGTATGGTGATAGTTTGGCAGGTTAA
- a CDS encoding MATE family efflux transporter, translating into MTKFFRLFLAALRGTETNFTSGSINRAIFLLSVPMILEMVMESLFAVVDVFFVAKIGTEAIATVGLTESVLTIVYSIAIGLSTAATALVSRRIGEENNRGAGTVVGQVILVSTALGLLMGIVGFLFAEDILRLMGGDPKLIRNGVGFTRMIFASAPAIMLLYTLSGCLRGSGDASVAMRSLWLANGVNIVLCPVFIFGLGPFPELGVMGSAVATTIGRSAGVLYQLNALTRVKGAIQVLRADVVVDMGIVRNLLGLAIGGTSQFLVGSASWIFLTRILSTFGSDVVAGYTIAIRIIVFTILPSWGMANAAATLVGQNLGANQPERAETSAWRAAFCNMLFLATVGVGFFLGAKPIVGLFDNNVQVVTIAVECLKIFCLGYLFMAYGMVLSQSLNGAGDTRTPTIINIFCFWIVEIPLAYTLAHLLNWGPSGVFWSVAISETLLAGIAIWVFRRGRWKTVQV; encoded by the coding sequence ATGACCAAATTTTTTCGGTTATTCCTGGCCGCATTGCGCGGTACAGAAACCAACTTCACGTCCGGTAGTATCAATCGGGCCATTTTTCTGCTGTCAGTACCGATGATTCTGGAAATGGTTATGGAGTCGCTATTCGCCGTGGTCGACGTATTTTTTGTCGCCAAGATCGGCACCGAAGCCATTGCCACGGTAGGACTGACCGAATCGGTATTAACCATTGTCTATTCCATCGCGATTGGTCTTAGTACAGCCGCTACCGCACTGGTCTCCAGGCGTATCGGTGAAGAAAACAACCGGGGTGCGGGCACGGTCGTCGGGCAGGTCATTCTGGTGTCGACGGCATTGGGTCTGCTGATGGGCATTGTGGGTTTTCTGTTTGCCGAAGACATCCTGCGGCTAATGGGGGGCGATCCAAAGCTGATTCGCAATGGCGTGGGCTTCACCCGAATGATTTTCGCCAGTGCGCCCGCCATCATGTTGCTCTATACATTGAGTGGCTGCCTGCGTGGTTCCGGTGACGCGTCAGTTGCGATGCGGTCGCTGTGGCTGGCGAATGGCGTCAATATCGTGCTGTGTCCGGTGTTTATCTTCGGACTTGGCCCCTTTCCCGAGCTGGGTGTCATGGGATCGGCAGTAGCGACGACCATTGGCCGATCGGCGGGCGTGCTGTACCAGCTAAATGCGCTGACGCGTGTGAAAGGAGCTATCCAGGTGCTGCGGGCCGATGTTGTCGTCGATATGGGCATTGTTCGGAATCTGCTTGGTCTGGCTATCGGTGGCACCAGCCAGTTTTTGGTCGGATCGGCCAGCTGGATATTCCTGACCCGGATCTTGTCTACATTCGGGAGTGACGTGGTCGCTGGCTACACCATCGCTATCCGCATCATTGTGTTTACGATTCTGCCTTCGTGGGGGATGGCCAATGCCGCGGCTACTCTGGTCGGTCAGAACCTGGGGGCTAACCAGCCCGAACGTGCCGAAACCTCTGCCTGGCGGGCGGCTTTCTGCAACATGCTCTTTCTGGCAACGGTTGGCGTTGGCTTTTTTCTGGGAGCTAAGCCAATTGTTGGCCTGTTCGACAACAACGTGCAGGTAGTCACCATCGCGGTAGAATGCCTCAAAATATTCTGCCTGGGCTACCTGTTTATGGCGTATGGCATGGTATTGAGCCAGTCGCTCAACGGTGCGGGAGACACCCGTACACCAACGATCATCAATATTTTTTGCTTCTGGATCGTCGAAATTCCGCTGGCTTATACGCTCGCTCACCTACTAAACTGGGGACCTTCAGGGGTGTTCTGGTCGGTGGCCATCAGCGAAACGTTACTGGCAGGAATCGCTATCTGGGTGTTCCGGCGCGGTCGCTGGAAAACGGTACAGGTGTGA